From Curtobacterium sp. SGAir0471, the proteins below share one genomic window:
- a CDS encoding glycosyltransferase, whose translation MSSYIFVQPHLRFGGAERQTVNVANRLAENGHRVTVILHSGGGGLVPLLRPNVAVLVLGVESHAATVDVARRLHAVLRALPRSLVIVKLWSSILACAMIDRSRSVAHHVFNYCEDLDPTDHAEYIRFGRLKQRLIGSVFRARPLLSANTHTVADAMTDVYGLDHRPAVIPSTVDPVAIRSAAAASPCERDDAFTVVSVGSLIRRKGLDVTLAALEGLGVPVHWRVVGAGPLSDELARYRDPRGLLRVSVEGAHAEPYSFIAAADVLVHSARSEAWGIVLLEALAVGTPVLAASTIGPSEMQSLLGVRNDLLELFENGSAADLQARLRARLHTPRPALDDCDAYIEPVTLNHAVTRWERRAHDLLESPA comes from the coding sequence ATGTCTTCCTACATCTTCGTGCAACCGCACCTTCGCTTCGGCGGCGCCGAACGCCAGACGGTCAACGTCGCCAACCGACTCGCCGAGAACGGCCATCGTGTCACCGTGATCCTCCATTCGGGTGGGGGTGGCCTCGTTCCGCTACTGCGCCCGAACGTCGCCGTGCTCGTCCTCGGTGTCGAGAGCCATGCGGCGACCGTCGACGTCGCACGTCGGTTGCACGCAGTCCTCCGGGCACTACCGCGATCGCTCGTCATCGTGAAGCTCTGGTCGTCGATCCTCGCGTGCGCCATGATCGACCGATCCCGATCCGTCGCCCACCACGTCTTCAACTACTGCGAGGACCTCGACCCGACCGATCACGCCGAGTACATCCGCTTCGGCCGGCTCAAGCAGCGCCTGATCGGATCCGTCTTCCGCGCTCGACCGCTCCTGTCCGCCAACACGCACACCGTCGCCGACGCCATGACCGACGTCTACGGTCTCGACCACCGCCCTGCCGTCATCCCGAGCACGGTCGACCCTGTTGCGATCCGATCGGCCGCGGCGGCGTCCCCGTGCGAACGCGACGACGCCTTCACCGTCGTCTCGGTGGGCAGCCTCATCCGCCGGAAAGGGCTGGACGTCACGCTCGCAGCCCTCGAAGGCCTCGGCGTGCCAGTGCACTGGCGCGTCGTCGGTGCAGGCCCGCTCTCCGACGAGCTCGCTCGGTACCGCGATCCGAGAGGTCTCCTCCGAGTGTCTGTCGAAGGCGCTCACGCCGAGCCGTACTCCTTCATCGCCGCAGCCGACGTGCTCGTCCACAGCGCTCGGAGCGAAGCCTGGGGGATCGTCCTCCTCGAAGCGCTCGCTGTCGGGACGCCGGTGCTCGCGGCGAGCACCATCGGACCGTCGGAGATGCAGTCGCTCCTCGGGGTCCGGAACGACCTCCTCGAACTCTTCGAGAACGGATCCGCAGCAGACCTGCAAGCCCGTCTGCGCGCACGACTGCACACGCCACGGCCAGCACTCGACGACTGCGACGCCTACATCGAACCGGTGACGCTGAACCACGCGGTCACCCGGTGGGAGCGACGCGCACACGACCTCCTGGAGTCTCCGGCATGA
- a CDS encoding acyltransferase produces MFAVVSRLAGGDVAARRLGVAVGTGCRIYSCRVASEYSMVSIGNDTTISVDVLFVTHDGTGWLYRDERGRRYRYAPVSVGDRCFIGARATLMPGVRIGSDSVVAAGAVVTESVPDGSIVGGVPARVIGRTRDLLAKIETWPAEDDKCGRTAAERIASIAEGHRPLRR; encoded by the coding sequence GTGTTCGCCGTCGTGTCACGCCTTGCGGGGGGTGACGTTGCGGCCCGGCGGTTGGGCGTCGCGGTCGGGACCGGTTGCCGGATCTACTCCTGCCGCGTCGCATCCGAGTACTCGATGGTCTCCATCGGCAACGACACGACGATCTCCGTCGACGTGCTCTTCGTCACCCACGACGGCACCGGCTGGCTGTACCGGGACGAGCGGGGCCGTCGGTACCGGTACGCTCCGGTCAGCGTGGGAGATCGATGCTTCATCGGGGCCCGGGCCACGCTGATGCCAGGTGTCCGGATCGGTTCCGACTCCGTGGTCGCCGCGGGAGCGGTCGTCACTGAGTCGGTGCCGGACGGTTCGATCGTCGGGGGCGTGCCCGCGAGGGTGATCGGTCGGACGCGCGACCTCCTTGCGAAGATCGAGACCTGGCCGGCTGAGGACGACAAGTGCGGGCGAACCGCTGCGGAGCGGATCGCATCCATCGCTGAGGGGCACCGGCCGCTCCGGCGATGA
- a CDS encoding serine acetyltransferase: MRYIESLRTLQSELRDDRAANAGRSARTLLWLFRVAGATQALPSALRFLTAPIRAVYRSVSTTLLGAEIPLGTRIGPGLALPHHRGVVLHHAAEIGPGSTLRHNVTIGVRRSGESTPKVPRLGPGVDVGAGAQILGDVEIGAGARIGAGAIVLCDVPEGGVAVGNPARVIGPSRR, translated from the coding sequence ATGAGGTACATCGAGTCGCTCCGTACCCTGCAGTCCGAACTGCGGGACGACCGAGCGGCGAACGCTGGCCGCTCGGCACGGACACTGCTCTGGCTGTTCCGCGTCGCGGGGGCTACACAGGCGCTACCCTCGGCACTCCGCTTCCTCACTGCTCCGATCCGCGCGGTGTACCGATCGGTGTCGACGACGCTGCTCGGAGCCGAGATCCCGCTCGGCACCCGGATCGGTCCTGGGCTGGCACTGCCGCACCACCGCGGAGTCGTGCTCCACCACGCGGCAGAGATCGGTCCAGGGAGCACCCTCCGACACAACGTCACGATCGGCGTTCGTCGTTCCGGTGAGTCGACTCCGAAGGTGCCACGCCTCGGACCGGGCGTCGATGTCGGCGCAGGAGCGCAGATCCTCGGCGATGTCGAGATCGGCGCAGGAGCGCGGATCGGGGCCGGTGCGATCGTGTTGTGCGACGTCCCCGAGGGTGGTGTCGCAGTGGGCAACCCCGCGCGGGTCATCGGTCCGAGCCGGCGGTAG
- a CDS encoding DUF3060 domain-containing protein: MNRMTALTVALAITSIVSLAGCSNSADPDKAASPSPTRTSAANETVYNTCVDGLATIDAAHFTAEKPLDLGDCTHVSVLGAAKDGSTITLGAVEDLLIEASGATIHVDSAKSITVPGSDNTVQYSGETAVQDLGQGNTITAR; the protein is encoded by the coding sequence ATGAACCGCATGACCGCCCTCACTGTCGCGCTTGCCATCACATCGATCGTCTCGCTTGCTGGGTGCAGCAACAGCGCAGACCCGGACAAGGCCGCTTCCCCCTCCCCGACGAGGACGAGCGCCGCCAACGAGACGGTGTACAACACGTGCGTCGACGGTCTCGCGACGATCGACGCGGCACACTTCACCGCCGAGAAGCCACTCGACCTCGGTGACTGCACCCACGTTTCCGTCCTGGGCGCCGCAAAGGACGGATCGACGATCACGCTCGGCGCGGTCGAGGATCTCCTGATCGAAGCGAGCGGTGCCACCATCCACGTCGACAGTGCGAAGAGCATCACGGTGCCCGGCTCGGACAACACCGTGCAGTACTCGGGCGAAACCGCTGTCCAGGACCTCGGCCAGGGCAACACGATCACTGCACGCTGA
- a CDS encoding polysaccharide biosynthesis tyrosine autokinase: MMTLSDFLQTIRRSLVVLLVATLLGGGVGALTAAVSTPQYRSTGQVYVSVQPGAPDVSDLAQGNNAAQQKVNSYVQVIRSASVLQPVIDELRLDTTATELARKVVSTTTVDSVLLNISVTDEDPEEAARITAAVISSFSRVVTENLEKPTDGGASLVRIETVQPPLAPEEPSSPDLVQYVTLGLAFGLALGVGGALVRQTLDSKVRTRDDIARVTSVPVLGTIGFDATATTSPLVVHSDPRSPRAESFRSLRTNIQFVEADAQRRSFTITSALPSEGKSTTAANLAITMAESGASVVLVDADLRRPRIAQLMGIEGAAGLSDLLIGRTELDDVTIPWGHGNLSVLPAGQIPPNPSELLGSDAMLALIDQLTTEFDFAIFDAPPLLPVTDAAVLSRLTSGAVVISSVRRVSQKQLAAALDALRSIGSKTLGIVMTMVPTKDRGSYDTYYAADTDSHGAPEQGRRSRTPRTP; this comes from the coding sequence ATGATGACGCTCTCCGACTTCCTCCAAACGATCCGCCGATCACTCGTCGTGCTCCTCGTGGCGACGCTCCTCGGTGGCGGTGTCGGCGCGCTCACTGCCGCCGTGAGCACGCCGCAGTACCGTTCGACCGGCCAGGTCTACGTCTCGGTCCAACCAGGAGCTCCTGATGTGAGCGACCTGGCACAGGGGAACAACGCGGCGCAGCAGAAGGTGAACTCCTACGTGCAGGTCATCCGGAGTGCGAGCGTGCTCCAGCCCGTGATCGATGAGCTCCGACTGGACACTACCGCGACCGAACTCGCCCGGAAGGTGGTGTCCACCACCACCGTCGACAGTGTGCTGCTGAACATCTCCGTGACTGACGAGGACCCCGAAGAGGCAGCCCGAATCACCGCCGCCGTCATCTCCAGTTTCTCCCGCGTGGTGACCGAGAACCTCGAGAAGCCGACCGACGGCGGCGCCTCACTCGTCCGGATCGAGACCGTGCAGCCGCCGCTCGCTCCCGAGGAGCCGAGTTCACCAGACCTCGTCCAGTACGTCACGCTCGGGCTCGCCTTCGGGCTCGCACTCGGGGTCGGAGGAGCTCTCGTGCGGCAGACACTCGACTCCAAGGTCCGGACCCGAGACGACATCGCCCGGGTGACCTCGGTACCGGTGCTGGGCACGATCGGCTTCGACGCAACGGCGACAACCAGTCCGCTCGTGGTCCACTCTGACCCGCGCAGCCCGCGAGCGGAGTCCTTCCGCTCCTTGCGGACGAACATCCAGTTCGTCGAGGCCGATGCGCAGCGGCGGAGCTTCACCATCACCTCGGCGCTGCCTTCGGAGGGGAAGTCGACCACAGCAGCAAACCTCGCGATCACCATGGCCGAGAGCGGCGCGAGCGTCGTCCTCGTCGACGCCGACCTCCGGCGCCCCCGCATCGCCCAGCTCATGGGCATCGAGGGAGCAGCCGGACTCTCCGACCTCCTCATCGGGAGGACCGAGCTCGATGACGTGACGATCCCCTGGGGACACGGCAACCTCTCCGTCCTCCCGGCGGGTCAGATCCCACCCAACCCGAGCGAACTCCTCGGGAGCGATGCAATGCTCGCGTTGATCGACCAGCTGACCACCGAGTTCGACTTCGCGATCTTCGACGCGCCTCCGCTCCTCCCGGTCACCGATGCGGCCGTCCTCAGCCGTCTGACCAGCGGCGCAGTGGTGATCTCATCCGTCCGTCGAGTCTCCCAGAAGCAACTCGCCGCAGCGCTCGATGCACTCCGGAGCATCGGCAGCAAGACGCTCGGAATCGTCATGACGATGGTCCCCACCAAGGACCGCGGATCGTACGACACGTACTACGCAGCCGATACCGATTCCCACGGCGCCCCCGAACAGGGACGTCGGAGCCGCACACCGCGGACTCCCTGA
- a CDS encoding Ig-like domain-containing protein, with protein sequence MKSFLRAAAATGVAAATLAAGLSIAPAATASSVPNHTPGTAGASFKLVTDIRNGRYYALSDGELFTKYATPEEAEASASVIRSEYAETSDGTDWYRLFPTPDECLTAQGGTGWGKGYLVNSAREGVACNSDGGLWGLVDGRLRVRHNFNGDKWGVWLTSSFDTLNAITYNAIMSTTKPSAADFVGLPADLAGVSADVADVSLEAGTAKLVDGVAPEGTDYVVVSWTAADGTTRTKTVPVKEDGTWSRDLDGLALGKTTVHLEAFSGDESVAESEVEVDLAVSDLTATGEFSADVDEVAHITGTASPNTSIVAFHGDRPIQTTMTDAEGKYSLAINPPNIGGPYDVRVEQHIRGEVASMSDVQLDYGAGVSISSPSNEDTLDPDEALAVRGQAQAGTKLKIFEAGKPDQPLKELVAGTNGYATVIQGLEDREYKLVVQGVSKGYNVTSAEVTINPGKSTVKQPTAQVGFDADVTQKAVVSGEGAEGATITVKDGAKTLGTASVADGKWSLPIDPIGPGQHTLTVEQTGIDGTQTTTAVADFGDAVEISGPTGTVTPGVVSVTGTGQDGATVTVTGGAEPVTTRVEDGTFSAEIELAPSDSAKTLTAQQRSKGNLSTSDSITVTPNGAQTPQAVDITEPSSHTYKPNHETTVKGTATPYAKIELRFQWNDTVYGTAKADKNGDWSINRAFGPASTYELTATQTRVDGTTSASTRFTLAPEDLTNKEVVIAGPADHHYTPGEQTRVTGTATPYAKIELRFQWNDTVYGRATADANGNWNIIRSYGPTATYELTATQIRPDDSRSLSNTFTLAPTGVDLPFSLTTPAKESTFEPGTDVRFTGTGTRGATVTAIAPAWNNNTIFQTKVDESGHWEIRRSFAPGITYDLTLVQQPADGDPTSITGIRLTPSS encoded by the coding sequence ATGAAGTCATTCCTTCGAGCTGCGGCCGCGACCGGCGTCGCCGCAGCCACCCTCGCCGCGGGGCTGAGCATCGCACCAGCTGCCACCGCATCCTCGGTACCCAATCACACGCCCGGGACTGCAGGAGCGTCGTTCAAGCTCGTCACCGACATCCGCAACGGCCGCTACTACGCCCTCAGCGACGGAGAACTCTTCACCAAGTACGCCACACCGGAGGAAGCCGAAGCGTCGGCGTCCGTGATCCGGAGCGAGTACGCAGAGACGTCTGACGGCACGGACTGGTACCGGTTGTTCCCTACGCCGGACGAGTGCCTCACCGCCCAAGGCGGCACCGGTTGGGGTAAAGGCTACCTGGTCAACTCCGCGAGGGAAGGCGTCGCGTGCAACTCCGACGGGGGTCTCTGGGGCCTGGTTGACGGACGCCTGCGCGTACGTCACAACTTCAACGGCGACAAATGGGGTGTCTGGCTGACCTCCAGTTTCGACACCCTCAACGCCATTACTTACAACGCCATCATGTCGACGACCAAGCCATCTGCTGCGGACTTCGTCGGGCTGCCGGCTGATCTCGCTGGGGTTTCCGCCGACGTCGCCGACGTGAGTTTGGAGGCGGGGACGGCGAAGCTGGTCGATGGTGTCGCGCCGGAGGGCACGGACTACGTCGTGGTGTCGTGGACGGCTGCGGACGGTACGACGAGGACGAAGACCGTTCCCGTGAAGGAGGACGGCACGTGGTCGCGTGACCTGGACGGGCTGGCGCTGGGGAAGACGACGGTGCACCTCGAGGCGTTCTCCGGCGACGAGAGCGTCGCCGAGTCCGAGGTCGAGGTCGACCTGGCCGTGTCCGACCTGACCGCGACCGGCGAATTCAGCGCCGATGTCGACGAGGTCGCGCACATCACCGGTACCGCGTCGCCGAACACCTCGATCGTGGCATTCCACGGCGACCGGCCGATCCAGACCACCATGACCGACGCCGAGGGCAAGTACTCCCTGGCGATCAACCCGCCGAACATCGGCGGCCCGTACGACGTGCGCGTCGAGCAGCACATCCGCGGTGAGGTCGCATCGATGAGCGACGTGCAGCTCGACTACGGCGCTGGCGTGTCGATCTCGAGCCCCTCGAACGAGGACACCCTCGACCCGGACGAGGCCCTCGCCGTCCGCGGCCAGGCGCAGGCGGGCACGAAGCTCAAGATCTTCGAAGCCGGCAAGCCGGACCAGCCGCTCAAGGAACTCGTCGCGGGCACCAACGGGTACGCCACGGTCATCCAGGGCCTCGAGGACCGCGAGTACAAGCTCGTCGTGCAGGGCGTCTCGAAGGGGTACAACGTCACCTCCGCCGAGGTCACGATCAACCCCGGCAAGTCCACCGTGAAGCAGCCCACCGCCCAGGTCGGGTTCGACGCGGACGTGACGCAGAAGGCCGTGGTCTCCGGCGAGGGCGCCGAGGGCGCGACGATCACCGTGAAGGACGGCGCGAAGACCCTCGGGACTGCATCGGTCGCCGACGGCAAGTGGTCGCTCCCGATCGACCCGATCGGCCCGGGCCAGCACACCCTGACCGTCGAGCAGACCGGCATCGACGGCACACAGACCACCACCGCCGTTGCTGACTTCGGCGACGCCGTCGAGATCAGCGGCCCGACCGGCACCGTCACCCCCGGTGTCGTCTCGGTCACGGGCACCGGCCAGGACGGAGCCACGGTCACGGTCACCGGCGGTGCCGAGCCGGTCACCACGAGGGTCGAGGACGGCACGTTCTCGGCGGAGATCGAACTCGCACCCTCGGACTCCGCGAAGACCCTCACCGCTCAGCAGCGTTCGAAGGGAAACCTGAGTACCTCCGACTCGATCACGGTCACGCCCAACGGCGCTCAGACGCCTCAGGCGGTCGACATCACCGAGCCGTCCAGCCACACCTACAAGCCGAACCACGAGACCACGGTCAAGGGCACCGCGACCCCCTACGCGAAGATCGAGCTCCGCTTCCAGTGGAACGACACCGTCTACGGCACCGCGAAGGCCGACAAGAACGGCGACTGGTCGATCAACCGCGCCTTCGGCCCAGCTTCCACGTACGAGCTGACGGCGACGCAGACCCGCGTCGACGGCACCACCTCCGCGTCTACCAGATTCACCCTCGCGCCCGAGGACCTCACCAACAAGGAGGTCGTGATCGCGGGGCCGGCGGACCACCACTACACGCCAGGGGAACAGACCCGGGTCACCGGCACCGCCACCCCCTACGCGAAGATCGAACTCCGCTTCCAGTGGAACGACACCGTCTACGGTCGGGCCACGGCCGACGCCAACGGGAACTGGAACATCATCCGCTCCTACGGACCCACTGCGACCTACGAGCTGACCGCGACGCAGATCCGACCGGATGACTCCCGGTCGCTGTCGAACACGTTCACGCTCGCTCCCACGGGCGTCGACCTTCCGTTCTCGCTGACCACGCCCGCGAAGGAGTCGACGTTCGAGCCCGGCACGGACGTGCGCTTCACCGGCACCGGAACCCGCGGAGCGACGGTCACGGCCATCGCTCCGGCCTGGAACAACAACACCATCTTCCAGACGAAGGTCGATGAGAGCGGCCACTGGGAGATCCGGCGTTCGTTCGCGCCCGGGATCACGTACGACCTGACCCTCGTGCAGCAGCCCGCCGACGGGGACCCGACCAGCATCACCGGTATCCGCCTCACCCCCTCCAGCTGA